One Sphingomonas sabuli genomic region harbors:
- a CDS encoding F0F1 ATP synthase subunit C, translated as MDFASAQVIGAGLAAIGVGAAAIGVGNVFGSFLESALRNPAAADGQQGRLFIGFAAAELLGLIAFAVAMIILYAR; from the coding sequence ATGGATTTCGCATCGGCACAGGTTATCGGCGCTGGTCTCGCAGCGATCGGCGTTGGCGCCGCCGCCATCGGCGTGGGCAACGTCTTCGGCTCGTTCCTTGAAAGCGCGCTTCGCAACCCGGCGGCCGCCGACGGCCAGCAGGGCCGCCTGTTCATCGGCTTCGCCGCCGCCGAACTTCTCGGCCTGATCGCCTTCGCCGTGGCGATGATCATCCTTTACGCCCGCTAA
- a CDS encoding ATPase: MPQITQLPVIFWSQLFWLLLIFGALFFVIGRGMVPKILGTVEHRDRKISDDLEQAQKARDEAESTEAEYRERIEASRAEAMKLALAAKQDGAREAEERNRAVDADLATKADAAEAKIRQAVDKAMAEIDAVAAEATRQMVVKLTGKDVREDEARKAVEAVTNG; the protein is encoded by the coding sequence ATGCCGCAGATTACCCAACTTCCGGTCATTTTCTGGTCGCAGCTGTTCTGGCTGTTGCTGATCTTTGGCGCTTTGTTCTTCGTCATCGGGCGGGGCATGGTGCCGAAGATCCTCGGCACGGTGGAGCACCGCGACCGCAAGATTTCGGACGATCTCGAGCAGGCCCAGAAGGCCCGCGACGAGGCCGAGTCGACGGAAGCGGAGTATCGGGAGCGGATCGAGGCCAGCCGGGCGGAGGCGATGAAGCTGGCGCTGGCCGCCAAGCAGGACGGCGCGCGCGAAGCGGAAGAGCGCAATCGCGCGGTCGACGCCGACCTCGCCACGAAGGCCGACGCCGCCGAAGCGAAGATCCGCCAGGCGGTCGACAAGGCGATGGCGGAAATCGACGCCGTCGCCGCGGAGGCGACTCGCCAGATGGTGGTCAAGCTAACCGGCAAGGATGTCCGCGAGGACGAAGCACGCAAGGCGGTGGAGGCCGTGACCAATGGCTGA
- a CDS encoding calcium-binding protein: MPTFTTGNDTHVVDYLGTYSLSLLAGNDTLTLASGATIVAHLDDGNDLVTIGADAGPYRVYGDNGSDTFDLFSGNGSVNGGSGNNVFNIRGGTGHDLSGGAEIDTFTFFANVEDILIRGGSGNDVLNGGNRVITGSLYGGAGSDYFLGFTTYGAVSLYGGLDNDIYRIAANHSDVRIVEYYNQGDDLIQLPGGMDYILPANVENLNVGNFAGSTGADAEISGNGLANRILGGDNAETVLGRGGDDDLRGNGGDDVLDGSAGNDSLDGGAGNDELYGGTGNDVLNGRAGYDYMAGGSGDDIYFIGSAYDQISELYDRGTDTVRVNMSGYVLPDNVENAILVPVFPFDGMIFFGNALANEITGSDHYDYIQGGGGNDTIYLGLDSDQALGGDGRDTIYGQDGNDILWGENAGDTLIGGAGTDALIGGLSPDILTGGTGSDQFVFDQYDSVPPGYDTITDGDPDGDGGRDIIDLRGIDANLNVAGDQAFTWSFSTPTAYSLWYGDNSFADGVYLLIYLADTNGDTTPDFELYVYCSEIFALNQDILL, translated from the coding sequence ATGCCCACGTTCACCACCGGCAACGACACGCATGTCGTCGACTATCTCGGCACGTACAGCCTCAGCCTGCTGGCCGGCAACGACACGCTGACGCTGGCCAGCGGCGCGACCATCGTGGCCCATCTGGACGACGGCAACGACCTCGTCACGATCGGCGCCGACGCCGGGCCCTACCGGGTTTACGGCGACAACGGCAGCGACACGTTCGACCTCTTCAGCGGCAACGGCTCGGTCAACGGCGGCTCCGGCAACAACGTCTTCAACATCCGCGGCGGCACCGGCCACGATTTGTCCGGCGGCGCGGAGATCGACACCTTCACCTTTTTCGCCAACGTCGAGGACATTCTCATCCGCGGCGGCAGCGGCAACGACGTCCTCAACGGCGGCAACCGGGTCATCACCGGCTCGCTCTACGGCGGCGCGGGCAGCGATTATTTCCTCGGTTTCACCACTTACGGCGCGGTCAGCCTCTACGGCGGGCTCGACAACGACATCTATCGGATCGCGGCCAACCATTCCGACGTTCGCATCGTCGAATATTACAACCAGGGCGATGACCTCATCCAGCTGCCCGGCGGCATGGATTATATCCTCCCGGCCAACGTCGAGAACCTCAACGTCGGCAATTTCGCGGGCAGCACCGGCGCCGATGCGGAGATCAGCGGCAACGGCCTCGCCAACCGCATTCTCGGCGGCGACAATGCCGAAACCGTGCTCGGCCGCGGCGGCGACGACGACCTGCGCGGCAACGGCGGCGACGACGTCCTCGACGGAAGCGCCGGCAACGACTCGCTCGACGGGGGAGCTGGCAATGACGAGCTGTATGGCGGGACCGGCAATGACGTCCTGAACGGACGGGCTGGTTACGATTACATGGCCGGCGGCAGCGGCGACGACATCTACTTCATCGGTTCTGCTTACGATCAGATCAGCGAACTTTACGACCGCGGCACCGACACTGTTAGAGTAAACATGTCGGGTTATGTTCTCCCCGATAATGTCGAAAACGCCATTCTCGTGCCGGTCTTCCCGTTTGATGGAATGATATTTTTCGGCAACGCGCTCGCCAACGAAATTACCGGGTCAGATCATTACGACTACATCCAGGGCGGCGGTGGCAACGATACAATCTATTTGGGCCTGGACTCCGATCAGGCGCTTGGCGGAGATGGCCGGGATACGATCTATGGCCAAGACGGCAACGACATACTTTGGGGAGAAAATGCCGGCGACACGCTGATCGGCGGCGCGGGAACCGATGCCCTCATCGGCGGCCTCTCGCCCGACATCCTGACTGGCGGCACAGGCTCGGACCAGTTCGTATTCGATCAGTACGATTCGGTGCCACCCGGCTACGATACGATAACCGACGGCGATCCTGACGGGGATGGCGGTCGCGACATCATCGATCTCAGAGGGATCGACGCCAATCTCAATGTAGCTGGCGACCAGGCATTCACCTGGTCCTTCTCTACACCGACCGCCTATTCCTTGTGGTACGGCGACAACAGCTTTGCGGACGGCGTGTACCTGCTCATCTACCTCGCCGACACCAATGGCGACACCACGCCGGACTTCGAACTGTATGTGTATTGCTCCGAAATTTTCGCGCTAAACCAGGACATCCTGCTTTGA
- a CDS encoding calcium-binding protein produces MPTFTTGNDTHVVDYLGTYSLSLLAGNDTLTLASGATIVAHLDDGNDLVTIGADAGPYRVYGDNGSDTFDLFSGNGSVNGGAGNNVFNIRGGTGHDLSGGAEIDTFTFFANVEDILIRGGSGNDVLNGGNRVITGSLYGGAGSDYFLGFTTYGAVTLYGGLDNDIYRIAANHSDVRIVEYYNQGDDLIQLPGGMDYILPANVENLNVGNFAGSTGADAEISGNGLANRILGGDNAETVLGRGGDDDLRGNGGDDVLDGSAGNDSLEGGLGSDTLLGGTGNDILNGQGGLDVMIGGTGNDLYFVDDWTETVVEYAGQGTDTIRTTVTAFELSDTVENLVYTGLSDTFLYGNPFANVITGGSGNDMIESGDGADTVSGGAGDDLLIAGFADDVVYGGADNDELQGNTGNDILEGGAGVDRLIGGIGGDTLTGGGGADTFYFGTTEESPFYVFETTYRPYDIITDFRPDGAGSADVINIELIDANINVAGNQAFMFSGNTADAYSVWISNFQTNADGTYDLTFRADVNGDTTAEFELVVHTFDVPVMGIDFIL; encoded by the coding sequence ATGCCCACGTTCACCACCGGCAACGACACGCATGTCGTCGACTATCTGGGCACGTACAGCCTCAGCCTGCTGGCCGGCAACGACACGCTGACGCTGGCCAGCGGCGCGACCATCGTGGCTCATCTGGACGACGGCAACGACCTCGTCACGATCGGCGCCGACGCCGGGCCCTACCGGGTCTACGGCGACAATGGCAGCGACACGTTCGACCTCTTCAGCGGCAACGGCTCGGTCAACGGCGGCGCCGGCAACAACGTCTTCAACATCCGCGGCGGCACCGGCCACGATTTGTCCGGCGGCGCGGAGATCGACACCTTCACCTTTTTCGCCAACGTCGAGGACATCCTCATCCGCGGCGGCAGCGGCAACGACGTCCTCAACGGCGGCAACCGGGTCATCACCGGCTCGCTCTACGGCGGGGCGGGCAGCGATTATTTCCTCGGCTTCACCACTTACGGCGCGGTCACCCTCTACGGCGGGCTCGACAACGACATCTACCGCATCGCGGCCAACCATTCCGACGTTCGCATCGTCGAATATTACAACCAGGGCGATGACCTCATCCAGCTACCCGGCGGCATGGATTATATCCTCCCGGCCAACGTCGAGAACCTCAACGTCGGCAATTTCGCGGGCAGCACCGGCGCCGATGCGGAGATCAGCGGCAACGGCCTCGCCAACCGCATTCTCGGCGGCGACAATGCCGAAACCGTGCTCGGCCGCGGCGGCGACGACGACCTGCGCGGCAACGGCGGCGACGACGTCCTCGACGGAAGCGCCGGCAACGACTCGCTCGAAGGCGGGCTGGGCAGCGATACGTTGCTGGGCGGAACGGGCAACGACATCCTGAATGGCCAGGGCGGGCTCGATGTGATGATCGGCGGCACCGGCAACGACCTCTATTTCGTCGACGACTGGACGGAAACGGTTGTCGAATATGCCGGCCAGGGCACCGACACGATCCGCACCACGGTGACGGCGTTCGAACTGTCCGACACGGTCGAAAATCTCGTCTACACGGGGCTTTCCGACACGTTTCTCTACGGCAACCCGTTTGCCAATGTGATCACCGGTGGATCAGGCAACGACATGATCGAGTCCGGTGACGGGGCCGATACCGTTTCTGGAGGTGCTGGAGACGATTTGCTTATTGCGGGTTTCGCCGATGACGTCGTTTATGGCGGCGCCGACAATGACGAATTGCAGGGCAATACCGGTAACGACATCCTTGAAGGCGGTGCCGGTGTCGATCGCCTGATCGGCGGCATCGGCGGCGATACGCTGACCGGTGGCGGCGGGGCCGACACCTTTTATTTCGGAACGACCGAGGAAAGTCCCTTCTACGTCTTCGAAACCACCTATCGGCCCTATGACATCATCACCGACTTCCGGCCTGACGGGGCGGGAAGCGCGGACGTGATCAATATCGAACTGATTGACGCGAACATTAACGTGGCCGGCAACCAGGCATTCATGTTCAGCGGCAACACGGCCGACGCTTATTCGGTGTGGATCTCCAACTTTCAAACCAACGCCGACGGGACATACGATCTGACATTCCGCGCGGATGTGAATGGCGACACGACCGCGGAATTCGAACTGGTCGTCCATACCTTCGACGTTCCGGTGATGGGCATCGACTTCATTCTCTGA
- a CDS encoding GGDEF domain-containing protein, translating to MGGTVSILAVQTALFACLAAGCIAVYFGFRRESALGWLAAALSFGFVQMLAYQAWPSDRLEIASGFLLAAPAFYCNAQCLRRLYDLPGPNRALWGAALFTGAAGLVTLGLGASLIAVMALFQLTMVLGLADCLRILIAARDAHWLRLVLLGGFAGLGLIFVVRVPSWLLLLPAGTGYADARHSMLDTTLLSVGALLTCIITAAFIAQVVGKHIGLLRNRSSRDGLTGLLNRRSFIDAASRTARRPGAIVYCDIDHFKQVNDRFGHGVGDRVIQELARLLDDSGFVAGRLGGEEFALLMPSVPALRANQLMEDLREAFSNLRIDGVDPRHRLTASFGIATFDSGHRPTEYLDQADRALYLAKNNGRDQVVMLRSDSGPTLARMPLAATA from the coding sequence ATGGGTGGGACAGTTTCAATTCTCGCGGTCCAGACCGCGCTGTTCGCGTGCCTCGCGGCAGGGTGCATCGCGGTCTATTTCGGCTTTCGGCGCGAAAGCGCGCTCGGCTGGCTTGCCGCGGCACTGTCGTTCGGGTTCGTCCAGATGCTGGCCTATCAGGCATGGCCCAGCGACCGGCTGGAAATTGCCTCCGGCTTCCTGCTCGCCGCGCCGGCCTTTTACTGCAACGCCCAGTGCCTGCGCCGCCTGTACGATCTTCCTGGTCCCAACCGGGCCCTGTGGGGCGCGGCGCTGTTCACCGGCGCTGCCGGCCTCGTCACGCTGGGGCTTGGCGCATCGCTGATCGCCGTCATGGCGCTGTTTCAGCTAACCATGGTGCTGGGCCTGGCCGACTGCCTGCGGATCCTCATTGCCGCCCGCGACGCGCATTGGCTGCGCCTGGTCTTGCTGGGCGGTTTCGCCGGGCTGGGCCTGATCTTCGTCGTCCGCGTCCCGTCCTGGCTCCTGCTGCTCCCGGCCGGGACCGGCTATGCCGATGCCCGTCATTCGATGCTCGACACGACCCTGCTCAGCGTTGGCGCCTTGCTCACCTGCATCATTACCGCCGCTTTCATCGCGCAGGTGGTCGGCAAGCATATCGGCCTGTTGCGCAACCGCTCGTCGCGGGACGGGCTGACCGGCCTGCTCAACCGCCGCTCGTTCATCGACGCCGCCTCGCGCACGGCGCGGCGCCCGGGCGCCATCGTCTATTGCGACATCGACCATTTTAAACAGGTCAACGACCGCTTCGGCCACGGCGTCGGCGACCGCGTGATTCAGGAACTTGCGCGCCTGCTCGACGATAGCGGGTTCGTCGCGGGCCGGCTTGGCGGGGAGGAATTCGCCTTGCTCATGCCGTCCGTCCCGGCGCTGCGCGCGAACCAGCTGATGGAAGACCTGCGCGAAGCGTTCAGCAATCTGCGCATCGACGGCGTCGACCCGCGCCACCGGCTGACCGCCAGTTTCGGCATCGCGACCTTCGACAGCGGCCACCGCCCGACCGAATATCTCGATCAGGCCGACCGCGCGCTTTACCTCGCCAAGAACAATGGCCGCGACCAAGTCGTCATGCTGCGCAGCGACAGCGGCCCGACGCTTGCCCGGATGCCGCTCGCCGCCACCGCCTGA
- the purB gene encoding adenylosuccinate lyase has protein sequence MIPRYSRPEMAAIWSPENRYRIWWQIEVFAAEAMGKIGMIPADDAATIRKAYDADVLGEIDVPAIDAIEAVTKHDVIAFLTWAGEKLGPERRWLHQGMTSSDVLDTALAVQLKQAADILLADLDRLLEVLERRAREHKRTPNIGRSHGIHAEPVTFGLKLAQAYAEFARNRTRLAAAREDIATCAISGAVGTFANVPPAVEEHVAAALGLTPEPVSTQVIPRDRHAMFFATLGVVASSIERLATEVRHLQRTEVLEAEEYFSPGQKGSSAMPHKRNPVLTENLTGLARMVRGYVTPALENVALWHERDISHSSVERYIGPDATITLDFALARLTGVIDKLVVYPERMMKNLDRMGGLVHSQRVLLALTQAGLSREDSYALVQRNAMKVWESDGQLSLLDLLKQDPEVTARLPDGKLEELFDLDYHLRRVDDIFGRVFGRE, from the coding sequence ATGATCCCGCGCTATTCCCGTCCCGAAATGGCGGCCATCTGGTCGCCCGAAAATCGCTATCGCATCTGGTGGCAGATCGAAGTCTTCGCCGCCGAGGCGATGGGCAAGATCGGCATGATCCCCGCCGATGACGCCGCGACCATCCGCAAGGCCTACGACGCCGACGTGCTGGGCGAGATCGACGTCCCCGCGATTGACGCGATCGAGGCGGTGACCAAGCATGACGTGATCGCCTTCCTGACCTGGGCGGGCGAGAAGCTAGGGCCGGAACGGCGCTGGCTCCATCAGGGCATGACCAGCTCCGACGTGCTCGACACTGCGCTCGCGGTCCAGTTGAAGCAGGCCGCCGATATCCTGCTCGCCGACCTCGACCGGCTGCTCGAAGTGCTTGAGCGCCGAGCCCGCGAACACAAGCGCACGCCGAATATCGGCCGCAGCCACGGCATCCATGCCGAACCGGTTACTTTCGGCCTGAAGCTGGCGCAGGCTTATGCCGAATTCGCCCGCAACCGCACGCGCCTGGCCGCGGCGCGCGAGGACATTGCCACCTGCGCCATCTCCGGCGCCGTCGGCACCTTTGCCAACGTGCCGCCCGCGGTCGAGGAGCATGTCGCCGCGGCGCTCGGCCTGACCCCCGAACCCGTGTCGACTCAGGTCATCCCGCGCGACCGTCACGCCATGTTCTTCGCCACCCTGGGCGTCGTCGCCTCGTCGATCGAGCGGCTGGCGACCGAAGTCCGCCACCTGCAGCGCACCGAGGTGCTGGAGGCGGAGGAATATTTCTCGCCCGGCCAAAAGGGCAGTTCGGCCATGCCACATAAGCGCAACCCGGTGCTGACCGAGAACCTCACCGGCCTTGCCCGAATGGTCCGCGGCTACGTCACCCCCGCGCTGGAAAATGTCGCCTTGTGGCATGAACGGGACATCTCCCACTCGTCGGTCGAACGCTACATCGGCCCCGACGCGACGATCACGCTCGATTTTGCCCTCGCTCGCCTGACCGGCGTCATCGACAAGCTGGTCGTTTACCCCGAGCGGATGATGAAGAACCTCGACCGCATGGGCGGGCTCGTACATTCGCAGCGCGTGCTGCTGGCCCTGACGCAGGCCGGCCTGTCGCGCGAGGACAGCTACGCTCTCGTTCAGCGCAATGCGATGAAGGTGTGGGAAAGCGATGGCCAGCTGTCGCTGCTCGACCTGCTCAAGCAGGATCCGGAGGTGACCGCGCGGCTTCCGGACGGCAAGCTCGAGGAATTGTTCGACCTCGATTACCATCTGCGGCGCGTGGACGACATCTTCGGCCGGGTATTCGGCCGCGAATGA
- a CDS encoding biliverdin-producing heme oxygenase yields the protein MTPRQALKAATDDVHHLLDTMLSGLTLSNPADYRRFLLIQARVVPPLERALDAFGMADHVPGWAEHRRAGLLQQDLAQLGEPMPAEVRIDPFETLGQALGAAYVLEGSRLGGRILERNVGPEMPTTFLHPKEQKAAWPALVDTIDTGLYADGLEEAKSAARQCFVAFLGVAREAGLQ from the coding sequence ATGACGCCGCGGCAGGCGCTCAAGGCTGCGACCGACGATGTCCACCACTTGCTCGACACGATGCTGTCGGGCCTGACCCTGTCCAACCCCGCCGATTACCGCCGCTTCCTGCTGATCCAGGCGCGGGTGGTGCCGCCGCTGGAACGGGCGCTCGACGCCTTCGGCATGGCGGACCATGTGCCGGGCTGGGCGGAACACCGCCGGGCCGGCCTGCTGCAACAGGATCTCGCCCAGCTTGGCGAACCGATGCCGGCCGAAGTCCGGATCGACCCGTTCGAGACGCTGGGGCAGGCCCTTGGCGCGGCCTATGTGCTCGAAGGCTCGCGGCTGGGGGGCCGAATCCTCGAACGAAACGTTGGGCCTGAAATGCCCACGACTTTCCTCCATCCCAAAGAGCAGAAAGCAGCGTGGCCGGCGTTGGTTGATACGATCGACACCGGCCTTTATGCGGACGGCTTGGAAGAGGCGAAAAGCGCCGCCCGCCAATGCTTTGTGGCGTTTCTGGGTGTGGCACGAGAAGCGGGACTGCAATGA
- a CDS encoding HWE histidine kinase domain-containing protein, with amino-acid sequence MNDQDFSDLAVDLTNCDREPIHQLGAIQPIGFLIAMTSDWQISNTSENIAEFLDLPHDNMIGRPATDILSKAAIHTLRNRLALLRSPDAVERVFRLALQDHGRAFDVAIHTIGARIILEGEPSTEDDYGDATGTVRGMIARLEQREDMKAFFDEGARQVRALTGFDRVMVYRFSADGSGEVVAERAKSGIGSFLGLHYPASDIPRQARELYKRNLLRVITDIESTPVRIVPPTDEQGKPVDLSLSVLRSVSPIHIEYLRNMGVRASMSISIVVEGELWGLIACHHYSPRCPSFERRSVAELFAQMFAMRIESRERREVVEYERRARDISDQLLGAVASDETLLNDPDWLSSILTSAIPADGVGVWINGNYAFSGLTPNTGEFARIIQALNATAAGRVYATDRISELLPSAADHARNAAGMLAIPISRTPRDYVVLFRAELERSVRWAGDPYKPATYGPNGPRLSPRQSFEEWKETVVGRSVPFTASEKRVAETLRATLIEVVLRLSDEASAERKEANSRQELLIAELNHRVRNILSLIRGLIRQSKPADGTSIEEFVSLIDGRVHALARAHNQITDDHWGPAPVKSLIEAEAAAFLATRRDRLHIKGPAALLNPQAYSTLALVVHELVTNSVKYGSLSSEKGSVVVEWDTRNSGELELCWRERDGPPVHQPNRKGFGTTIIEHSVPYDLGGTAKIDYAPDGFRADFVIPAKHVIQASDTRGTKIDLPQADTQESKPSGELLRGRKVLLVEDSLIIALDAEDLLTRLGADKVTTEANVADAIAAIETDQPDLAILDINLGDHESVPIADRLSALGITYMFATGYGEQSQLPPEHRAKLVLQKPYTLASLSRRLDELLQCESAEQEQVTSAS; translated from the coding sequence ATGAACGACCAGGATTTTTCCGACCTCGCCGTCGATCTTACCAACTGCGATCGCGAACCGATCCACCAGCTTGGCGCGATCCAGCCGATCGGCTTCCTCATCGCCATGACGTCCGACTGGCAGATTTCCAACACGTCGGAAAATATCGCCGAATTCCTCGATCTTCCGCATGACAATATGATCGGGCGGCCGGCCACCGACATCCTCAGCAAGGCGGCGATCCACACGCTGCGCAACCGGCTGGCGCTGCTGCGCAGCCCGGACGCGGTGGAACGGGTCTTCCGCCTCGCGCTGCAGGACCACGGCCGCGCCTTCGACGTCGCCATCCATACCATTGGCGCGCGCATCATCCTCGAAGGCGAACCGAGCACCGAAGACGATTATGGCGACGCCACCGGCACGGTGCGCGGAATGATCGCCCGGCTCGAGCAGCGCGAGGACATGAAGGCCTTTTTCGACGAGGGCGCCCGTCAGGTTCGCGCGCTGACCGGTTTCGACCGGGTCATGGTCTATCGTTTTTCCGCGGACGGTTCGGGCGAAGTGGTGGCCGAGCGCGCCAAGAGCGGCATCGGTAGCTTCCTGGGCCTGCATTACCCGGCCAGCGACATCCCCAGGCAGGCCCGCGAACTGTACAAGCGCAACCTGCTGCGGGTGATCACCGACATCGAATCCACGCCGGTGCGCATCGTCCCGCCGACCGACGAACAGGGCAAGCCGGTCGACCTGTCGCTGTCCGTGCTGCGCTCGGTCTCGCCGATCCACATCGAATATCTGCGCAACATGGGCGTGCGCGCGTCGATGTCGATTTCGATCGTCGTCGAGGGCGAACTGTGGGGGCTCATCGCCTGCCACCATTATTCCCCGCGCTGCCCCAGCTTCGAACGGCGCTCGGTCGCCGAACTGTTCGCGCAGATGTTCGCGATGCGCATCGAATCGCGCGAACGCCGCGAAGTGGTCGAATACGAACGCCGCGCGCGCGACATTTCCGACCAGCTGCTGGGCGCGGTCGCGTCGGACGAAACGCTGCTCAACGACCCCGACTGGCTGTCGTCGATCCTGACCAGCGCGATCCCTGCCGACGGCGTGGGCGTGTGGATCAACGGCAATTACGCGTTCAGCGGGCTGACTCCCAACACCGGCGAGTTCGCCCGCATCATCCAGGCGTTGAACGCGACCGCCGCCGGGCGCGTCTATGCCACCGACCGGATCAGCGAACTGCTGCCCAGCGCCGCCGACCATGCGCGCAACGCCGCGGGCATGCTGGCCATCCCCATTTCCCGCACGCCGCGCGACTATGTCGTGCTGTTCCGCGCCGAACTCGAACGCTCGGTCCGCTGGGCGGGCGATCCGTACAAGCCGGCGACCTACGGCCCCAACGGGCCACGCCTGTCCCCGCGCCAGAGCTTCGAGGAGTGGAAGGAAACGGTGGTCGGCCGCTCGGTCCCCTTCACCGCGTCCGAAAAGCGCGTCGCCGAGACCTTGCGCGCAACCCTGATCGAAGTCGTGCTGCGCCTGTCCGACGAAGCCAGCGCGGAGCGCAAGGAGGCGAACAGCCGGCAGGAATTGCTGATCGCCGAGCTTAACCACCGGGTCCGCAACATCCTCTCGCTGATTCGCGGTCTCATCCGCCAGTCGAAACCCGCCGACGGGACCTCGATCGAGGAATTCGTGTCTCTGATCGACGGCCGCGTCCATGCGCTGGCCCGCGCGCACAACCAGATTACTGACGACCATTGGGGCCCGGCTCCGGTCAAGAGCCTGATCGAGGCCGAGGCCGCCGCCTTCCTCGCCACGCGCCGCGACCGCCTGCACATCAAGGGTCCGGCCGCGCTGCTTAACCCGCAGGCCTATTCGACGCTTGCCTTGGTCGTGCACGAACTGGTCACCAACTCGGTCAAATACGGCAGCCTGTCGTCCGAAAAGGGCAGCGTCGTGGTCGAGTGGGACACGCGCAACAGCGGCGAGCTGGAACTGTGCTGGCGCGAACGGGACGGGCCGCCGGTGCACCAGCCCAACCGCAAGGGCTTCGGCACGACGATCATCGAACATAGCGTGCCTTACGATCTCGGCGGGACGGCCAAGATCGATTACGCGCCGGACGGCTTTCGCGCCGACTTCGTCATCCCGGCCAAGCATGTCATCCAGGCGAGCGACACGCGGGGGACCAAGATCGACCTGCCGCAGGCGGATACGCAGGAAAGCAAGCCGTCGGGCGAGCTGCTGCGCGGCCGCAAGGTGCTGCTGGTCGAAGACAGCCTGATCATCGCGCTCGACGCCGAAGACTTGCTGACGCGGCTCGGTGCGGACAAGGTGACGACGGAGGCCAATGTCGCCGACGCGATCGCCGCGATCGAAACCGACCAGCCCGACCTCGCCATCCTCGACATCAACCTTGGCGACCATGAAAGCGTGCCGATCGCCGACCGGTTGTCTGCGCTGGGGATCACTTACATGTTCGCCACCGGTTACGGCGAACAAAGCCAGCTGCCGCCCGAACATCGCGCGAAGCTGGTGCTGCAAAAGCCCTATACGCTGGCGTCGCTGTCGCGGCGGCTGGACGAGTTACTGCAGTGCGAAAGCGCGGAGCAGGAACAGGTAACGTCCGCTTCCTGA
- the dnaJ gene encoding molecular chaperone DnaJ, which produces MMEQDYYELLGVSRGADPHTIKAAYRKLAMECHPDRHGGCQQQEAKFKAISEAYDCLRDPQKRAAYDRFGKAAFQNGGGQDPFGSAGFNDFSDIFSSIFGDFMDRQGGQRANPARGADLRYDLELTLEEAFAGKEATITTDALASCATCEGSGCTSSENCANTCTTCNGAGRVRAQQGFFVVERGCPTCRGSGQVIADPCRACEGEGRALNKRKLTVKIPPGVDEGTRIRVAGEGEAGLRNGPNGDLYIFVHMKRHPVFAREGTTLVADCPVTFTTAALGGTIDLPGLDGERIEIKVPAGIQSGEQLRQRGSGMSVLNGRGRGDLVARILVETPTRLSKAQKKLLAEFRETETGDECPAAKGFFGRVKDMLGA; this is translated from the coding sequence ATGATGGAGCAGGATTATTACGAGCTGCTGGGCGTATCCCGCGGCGCGGACCCGCACACCATCAAGGCCGCCTATCGCAAGCTGGCGATGGAATGCCATCCCGACCGTCACGGCGGGTGCCAGCAGCAGGAAGCCAAGTTCAAGGCGATCAGCGAGGCCTATGACTGCCTGCGCGATCCGCAGAAGCGCGCCGCCTACGACCGCTTCGGCAAGGCCGCGTTCCAGAACGGCGGCGGCCAGGACCCGTTCGGATCGGCCGGCTTCAACGACTTTTCCGACATCTTTTCATCGATCTTCGGCGATTTCATGGATCGCCAGGGCGGCCAGCGCGCCAATCCCGCGCGCGGCGCAGACCTTCGCTACGACCTTGAACTGACGCTGGAAGAAGCGTTCGCGGGCAAGGAAGCGACGATCACCACCGATGCGCTGGCCAGTTGCGCGACCTGCGAAGGGAGCGGTTGTACCAGCAGCGAGAATTGCGCCAACACCTGCACCACTTGTAACGGCGCCGGCCGGGTCCGCGCGCAGCAGGGCTTTTTCGTGGTCGAGCGCGGTTGTCCAACCTGCCGCGGTAGCGGGCAGGTAATCGCCGATCCGTGTCGCGCCTGCGAAGGCGAGGGGCGCGCGCTCAACAAACGCAAGCTGACGGTCAAGATTCCGCCGGGCGTCGACGAAGGCACGCGCATCCGCGTGGCCGGCGAAGGCGAAGCGGGCTTGCGCAACGGCCCCAACGGCGACCTGTACATCTTCGTGCACATGAAGCGGCACCCGGTGTTCGCGCGCGAGGGCACGACCCTGGTCGCCGATTGCCCGGTCACCTTCACCACCGCGGCGCTGGGCGGGACGATCGACCTGCCGGGGCTCGACGGCGAGCGGATCGAGATCAAGGTCCCGGCGGGCATCCAGTCGGGCGAACAGCTGCGCCAGCGCGGTAGCGGCATGAGCGTGCTCAACGGCCGCGGCCGCGGCGATCTGGTCGCGCGCATCCTGGTCGAGACGCCGACCAGGCTGAGCAAGGCGCAGAAGAAATTGCTGGCCGAATTCCGCGAGACCGAAACGGGCGACGAATGCCCCGCAGCGAAAGGCTTTTTCGGGCGGGTCAAGGATATGCTGGGCGCCTGA